Proteins encoded together in one Deinococcus metalli window:
- a CDS encoding WD40 repeat domain-containing protein, giving the protein MKLTRPIRTPLLTISTALALTASVALAAQGLLLGRIQAIPVAYTDAVRSDPATGVSYFTSGSTLFAYDLASWTPKWRVKLSDESYGAFDNSRDGKFVAVREGSTLALLNPKDGTRLRSFNVSTSYEGVRFSPDGKTLIVFGDGGVNVVDLKTGSIREIGDCTQADANSLEYSRDGRLVLAASCMSGVQVIDVASGKVVKEFETQKYVTSISKSGDSGAFLVTGTEGAFYLLPGSLDSVKTFTTDAADDTLSSALNADGNLAVLSDYGFLYLVDFKKQTLKGLQYMKEVSGQTSDLSFSRDGQTILVGHHDGISRFSIRDFR; this is encoded by the coding sequence ATGAAACTCACCCGCCCAATCCGTACCCCCCTCCTGACCATCAGCACCGCACTTGCCCTGACCGCGTCTGTCGCGCTGGCAGCCCAGGGCCTGCTGCTGGGCCGCATCCAGGCCATTCCCGTGGCCTACACGGACGCCGTTCGCAGCGACCCGGCCACTGGCGTCTCCTATTTCACCAGCGGCTCCACTCTCTTTGCCTACGACCTCGCGTCGTGGACACCGAAGTGGCGGGTCAAGCTGTCTGATGAATCGTACGGAGCGTTTGACAACAGCCGTGATGGCAAATTTGTCGCTGTCCGGGAAGGAAGTACCCTGGCGCTACTCAACCCGAAGGACGGTACACGTCTTCGTTCGTTCAACGTGTCCACGTCGTACGAGGGCGTGAGGTTCTCTCCAGACGGGAAGACGCTGATCGTGTTCGGAGACGGCGGCGTGAATGTGGTCGATCTGAAGACCGGCTCGATCCGGGAGATCGGCGACTGCACGCAGGCAGACGCGAATTCCCTGGAGTACAGCCGGGACGGCCGGCTCGTGCTGGCCGCGTCATGCATGAGCGGCGTCCAGGTCATCGACGTGGCATCCGGGAAGGTCGTGAAGGAGTTCGAGACGCAGAAGTACGTCACGAGCATCTCGAAGAGTGGCGATTCGGGCGCGTTTCTCGTGACGGGCACCGAGGGTGCCTTCTACCTGCTGCCAGGTTCGCTGGACTCGGTGAAGACATTCACCACCGACGCCGCCGACGACACGCTGTCGTCGGCGCTCAACGCTGACGGGAACCTGGCAGTCTTGAGTGATTACGGCTTCCTCTATCTGGTGGACTTCAAGAAGCAGACCTTGAAGGGACTGCAATACATGAAGGAGGTGTCGGGACAGACCTCCGACCTGTCGTTCTCGCGCGATGGTCAGACGATTCTCGTGGGCCACCACGACGGGATTTCCCGCTTCAGCATCCGCGATTTCAGGTAG
- a CDS encoding site-2 protease family protein, producing the protein MGLISLLTSNPLAFVIIAAALVLSLAFHEFAHAWTADRLGDPTPRRYGRVTLNPLKHLDPFGTLLMLLVGFGFAKPVPINPNNLGRWGTLWVSAAGPLSNLLIALVCALLLKFGSHSSFVVTVLLTVLSINVVLAVFNLIPIPLLDGSRILGALVPSLGRSLTQFEMQPYSFLIVMAFIYLFGRQISGLIGTVQDWVLGFVGA; encoded by the coding sequence ATGGGCCTGATCTCACTGCTGACCTCGAACCCCCTGGCGTTCGTGATCATCGCGGCGGCGCTCGTGCTGTCGCTCGCCTTTCACGAATTCGCGCACGCCTGGACGGCCGACCGGCTGGGAGACCCGACGCCCCGGCGCTACGGCCGCGTGACGCTCAATCCCCTCAAGCACCTCGACCCCTTCGGCACGCTGCTGATGCTGCTGGTGGGCTTCGGGTTCGCCAAGCCCGTGCCGATCAACCCGAACAACCTGGGCCGCTGGGGCACGCTGTGGGTGTCGGCCGCCGGGCCGCTGAGCAACCTGCTGATCGCGCTGGTGTGCGCGCTGCTGCTGAAATTCGGGTCTCACAGTTCCTTCGTGGTGACTGTGCTTCTCACGGTGCTGAGCATCAACGTGGTGCTCGCCGTATTCAACCTGATTCCCATCCCGCTGCTGGACGGCAGCCGCATCCTGGGCGCGCTGGTGCCGTCGCTGGGCCGCAGCCTGACGCAGTTCGAGATGCAGCCGTACTCGTTCCTGATCGTGATGGCGTTCATCTACCTGTTCGGCCGGCAGATCAGCGGCCTGATCGGCACCGTGCAGGACTGGGTGCTGGGCTTCGTCGGCGCGTAG
- the guaB gene encoding IMP dehydrogenase produces the protein MSAPATPAPTQRPAEDRYAYKFGQEGITFDDVLLQPRHSQVLPHQVSVEAQLTRRVRLNIPFVSAAMDTVTETNMAVAMAREGGIGVIHKNMSVEAQAEMVRKVKRSESGMIVDPITLPPHASVADADRLMGEYRISGVPITDPQGRLLGIITNRDMRFIDDMSVPIEDVMTRDDLITVPVGTTLDEAQEIFKMHRIEKLLVTDEQNMLRGLITIKDLTKRVKYPNAAKDDLGRLRVAAAIGVGADLMDRAGALVHSGVDVLVLDSAHGHSQGILQALSRVKEHYDVDVIAGNVATRTGARDLILAGADAVKVGIGPGSICTTRVVTGVGVPQITAIFEASAAAMEAGVPVIADGGIKQTGDVPKAIAAGASVVMMGSMLAGTDEAPGETILRDGRRYKSYRGMGSLGAMDQGSADRYFQAGSRKFVPEGIEGIVAYKGTAGEVIYQFVGGLKSSMGYCGAPDLATLRDTAQFVRITGASLIESHPHGVTITKEAPNYGGR, from the coding sequence ATGAGCGCGCCCGCCACCCCGGCCCCGACCCAGCGTCCCGCTGAGGACCGCTACGCGTACAAGTTCGGCCAGGAGGGCATCACCTTCGACGACGTGCTGCTGCAGCCGCGGCACTCGCAGGTGCTGCCCCACCAGGTGAGCGTCGAGGCGCAGCTGACCCGCCGGGTGCGCCTGAATATCCCCTTCGTGTCGGCCGCGATGGACACCGTGACCGAGACGAACATGGCGGTCGCCATGGCACGCGAGGGCGGCATCGGCGTGATCCACAAGAACATGAGCGTGGAGGCGCAGGCCGAGATGGTGCGCAAGGTCAAGCGCAGTGAAAGCGGCATGATCGTCGATCCGATCACCCTGCCGCCCCACGCCTCGGTGGCAGACGCCGACCGCCTGATGGGCGAGTACCGCATCAGCGGCGTGCCGATCACGGACCCGCAGGGCCGGCTGCTGGGCATCATCACCAACCGCGACATGCGCTTTATCGACGACATGAGCGTGCCCATCGAGGACGTCATGACGCGCGACGACCTGATCACCGTGCCGGTGGGCACCACGCTGGACGAGGCGCAGGAGATCTTCAAGATGCACCGCATCGAGAAGCTGCTGGTCACGGACGAGCAGAACATGCTGCGCGGCCTGATCACCATCAAGGACCTGACCAAGCGCGTGAAGTACCCGAACGCCGCCAAGGACGACCTCGGCCGGCTGCGCGTGGCCGCCGCCATCGGCGTGGGGGCAGACCTGATGGACCGGGCGGGCGCGCTGGTGCATTCCGGCGTGGACGTGCTGGTGCTCGACTCGGCGCACGGGCATTCGCAGGGCATCCTCCAGGCCCTGAGCCGCGTGAAGGAGCACTACGACGTGGACGTGATCGCCGGGAACGTCGCCACCCGCACGGGAGCGCGCGACCTGATCCTGGCCGGTGCGGACGCTGTGAAGGTCGGCATCGGCCCCGGGAGCATCTGCACCACGCGGGTCGTGACGGGCGTGGGCGTGCCGCAGATCACCGCGATCTTCGAGGCGAGCGCGGCCGCCATGGAGGCCGGCGTTCCCGTGATCGCGGACGGCGGGATCAAGCAGACCGGGGACGTGCCCAAGGCCATCGCGGCGGGAGCCAGCGTGGTCATGATGGGCAGCATGCTCGCCGGCACCGACGAGGCCCCCGGCGAGACCATCCTGCGCGACGGCCGCCGCTACAAGAGCTACCGCGGCATGGGGTCGCTGGGCGCGATGGACCAGGGCAGCGCCGACCGCTACTTCCAGGCGGGCAGCCGCAAGTTCGTCCCCGAGGGCATCGAGGGCATCGTGGCGTACAAGGGCACGGCGGGCGAGGTCATCTACCAGTTCGTCGGCGGCCTGAAAAGCTCCATGGGCTACTGCGGCGCCCCCGATCTGGCGACCCTGCGCGATACCGCCCAGTTCGTGCGGATCACCGGCGCCAGCCTGATCGAGAGCCACCCGCACGGCGTGACGATCACCAAGGAAGCCCCCAATTATGGGGGGCGCTGA
- the trhA gene encoding PAQR family membrane homeostasis protein TrhA: MTRRFPSTREPVNALTHWAGVLAALVILGPLLWWAHAHALAQWPFVVFVLSMTLLYAASASYHSFFPSERGLLWLRKLDHAGIFLLIAGSYTPVAYFGLSGTWRDAVLWVIWGIALTGIILKLVTMRLPRWISTLLYVGMGWLALAFLPQLARNLPAGAIFWLAAGGVLYSLGAVVYGTKRWNPRPGVFGFHEIWHLFVLGGTGAHVAMMFNLR, from the coding sequence ATGACGCGCCGCTTCCCCAGTACCCGCGAACCCGTGAACGCCCTGACCCACTGGGCGGGCGTGCTCGCGGCGCTGGTGATCCTGGGTCCGCTGCTGTGGTGGGCTCACGCGCACGCCCTGGCGCAGTGGCCCTTTGTCGTGTTCGTGCTCAGCATGACGCTGCTGTACGCCGCCTCGGCCAGCTACCACTCGTTCTTTCCCAGCGAACGCGGTCTGCTGTGGCTGCGCAAACTCGACCACGCCGGGATCTTCCTGCTGATCGCCGGGAGTTACACGCCGGTCGCGTACTTCGGCCTGTCCGGAACGTGGCGGGACGCCGTGCTGTGGGTGATCTGGGGCATCGCGCTGACCGGCATCATCCTGAAACTGGTGACCATGAGACTGCCGCGCTGGATCAGCACGCTGCTGTACGTGGGCATGGGGTGGCTGGCGCTGGCCTTCCTGCCGCAACTCGCCCGCAACCTGCCGGCCGGCGCGATCTTCTGGCTGGCGGCGGGCGGCGTGCTGTACTCGCTGGGCGCCGTGGTGTACGGCACGAAACGCTGGAATCCGCGCCCCGGGGTGTTCGGCTTCCACGAGATCTGGCACCTGTTCGTGCTGGGCGGCACCGGCGCACACGTCGCCATGATGTTCAACCTGCGCTGA